In the Hordeum vulgare subsp. vulgare chromosome 7H, MorexV3_pseudomolecules_assembly, whole genome shotgun sequence genome, one interval contains:
- the LOC123412777 gene encoding DExH-box ATP-dependent RNA helicase DExH9, which produces MEATLKRKATEDAPAAGVDPPIKPPRADADAAPAGTERVACVHDVSYPEGYDASAPGPRIVAGGGEGAAPAKTFPFPLDPFQSEAIRCLDNGESVMVSAHTSAGKTVVALYAIAMSLRNQQRVIYTSPIKALSNQKYREFKEEFSDVGLMTGDVTIEPNASCLVMTTEIWRSMQYKGSEVMREVAWVIFDEVHYMRDRERGVVWEESIVMAPKNSRFVFLSATVPNAKEFADWVAKVHKQPCHIVYTDYRPTPLQHYVFPAGGDGLYLVVDENGKFREDSFQKSLNVLAPASGNDKKRENGKRQKGVVSAGKTNEESDIFKMVKMIIQRQYDPVILFSFSKRECEFLAMQMAKMDLNGDDEKVNIETIFWSAMDLLSDDDKKLPQVSNMLPLLKRGIGVHHSGLLPILKEVIEILFQEGLIKCLFATETFSIGLNMPAKTVVFTNVRKFDGDRFRWLSSGEYIQMSGRAGRRGIDQRGVCILMVDEKMEPSTAKMMLKGGADSLNSAFHLSYNMLLNQLRSEDGDPEKLLRHSFYQFQADRALPDLEKQVRELEVERSSMVIEDEESVKDYYDLLQQYRTLKQDVRDIVLSPKYVLPFLQSGRLVRVQYTTDESTFSIDESVSWGIIINFEKVKTNAEERKPEDCDYTVDVLTRCSVIKDVNGKKAMKVIPLKSRGEPVVISLPLSQIDGLSSVRMYIPKDLLPVEARENTLRKIEEVLSRFAKDGVPLLDPEEDMEVKSSSYRKATRRIEALESLFEKHDIRNAPHIQQKLKVLHAKQEIKAKIKSIKKTMQASTSLAFKDELKARKRVLRRLGYITNEDVVEIKGKVACEISSADELTLTELMFSGTLKDATVEQMVALLSCFVWQEKLQDAPKPREELDLLFYQLQETARRVANLQLECKIQIDVESFVNSFRPDVMEAVYSWARGSKFHQIMEMTQVFEGSLIRAIRRLEEVLQQLILASQSIGETQLEAKLEEAVSKIKRDIVFAASLYL; this is translated from the exons ATGGAGGCCACCCTCAAGCGCAAGGCGACGGAGGACGCCCCCGCCGCCGGGGTCGACCCCCCTATCAAGCCGCCGCGCGCGGACGCCGACGCCGCGCCGGCCGGCACCGAGCGCGTCGCCTGCGTGCACGACGTCTCCTATCCCGAGGGCTACGACGCGTCCGCCCCCGGCCCGCGCATcgtcgccggcggcggcgagggcgcaGCCCCTGCCAAGACGTTCCCGTTCCCGCTCGACCCCTTCCAGTCCGAGGCCATCCGCTGCCTCGACAACGGCGAGTCCGTCATG GTATCGGCGCACACGTCGGCGGGGAAGACGGTGGTGGCGCTGTACGCGATAGCCATGTCCCTGCGCAACCAGCAGCGGGTCATCTACACGTCCCCCATCAAGGCCCTCAGCAACCAGAAGTACAGGGAGTTCAAGGAGGAGTTCTCCGATGTAGGCCTCATGACCGGGGATGTCACCATCGAGCCAAACGCCTCTTGCTTG GTCATGACCACGGAGATTTGGCGCAGCATGCAGTACAAGGGGTCCGAGGTGATGAGGGAAGTCGCTTGGGTTATCTTCGATGAGGTGCATTACATGCGCGACAGGGAGAGGGGAGTTGTGTGGGAGGAGAGTATTGTGATGGCGCCCAAAAACTCGCGGTTCGTGTTCCTCTCGGCAACGGTACCTAATGCCAAGGAGTTTGCTGATTGGGTTGCCAAG GTACATAAGCAACCTTGTCATATAGTATACACCGACTATCGACCTACACCTCTCCAGCACTATGTATTTCCTGCTGGAGGTGATGGCTTATACCTGGTCGTTGATGAAAATGGCAAGTTCAGAGAGGACAGTTTTCAGAAATCTCTGAATGTCCTTGCCCCTGCTAGTGGCAATGACAAGAAGAGGGAAAACGGTAAGCGGCAAAAAGGCGTTGTCTCGGCAGGCAAAACTAATGAAGAAAGCGACATATTCAAGATGGTGAAAATGATAATTCAGCGTCAATATGACCCTGTGATACTTTTCAGCTTCAGCAAAAGAGAGTGTGAATTTCTTGCCATGCAG ATGGCCAAGATGGACTTGAATGGGGATGATGAGAAAGTGAACATTGAAACCATTTTTTGGAGTGCCATGGATTTGCTTTCAGACGATGACAAAAAGCTTCCCCAGGTTTCGAATATGCTTCCCTTATTGAAACGCGGCATTGGAGTGCATCATTCTGGTCTGTTGCCCATTTTAAAGGAAGTGATTGAGATACTTTTCCAAGAGGGCCTCATCAAG TGTCTGTTTGCCACAGAGACATTCAGTATTGGATTGAACATGCCTGCAAAGACTGTTGTGTTTACCAATGTACGTAAGTTTGACGGAGATCGATTCAGATGGTTGTCAAGTGGAGAGTACATTCAGATGAGCGGCCGTGCTGGTCGTCGAGGTATTGATCAGCGTGGTGTCTGCATATTGATGGTAGATGAGAAAATGGAACCCTCAACTGCCAAAATGATGCTGAAAGGAGGTGCTGATAGTTTGAACAG TGCCTTTCATTTGAGCTACAacatgttgctgaatcaactacgCTCTGAGGATGGTGATCCAGAAAAGCTTCTTCGGCATTCATTCTACCAATTTCAAGCAGATAGAGCTCTCCCTGATCTTGAG AAGCAAGTCAGGGAACTGGAAGTAGAAAGAAGTTCCATGGTTATTGAAGACGAGGAGAGCGTGAAGGACTATTATGATCTCTTACAGCAGTACAGAACTTTAAAGCAGGATGTCCGTGATATTGTACTTTCGCCAAAATATGTTCTGCCTTTCTTGCAATCTGGAAGGCTTGTTCGTGTTCAATACACTACAGATGAGTCCACCTTCTCTATTGACGAAAGTGTGTCATGGGGAATTATAATAAATTTTGAAAAGGTGAAAACCAATGCTGAAG AAAGAAAGCCCGAGGATTGTGATTACACTGTTGATGTCCTCACCAGATGTTCTGTAATTAAGGACGTAAATGGAAAGAAGGCAATGAAGGTTATTCCTCTCAAATCCCGTGGAGAACCGGTTGTTATTTCATTGCCACTTTCTCAG ATTGATGGACTAAGCAGTGTCCGGATGTACATACCCAAGGATCTTTTGCCTGTAGAAGCTCGAGAAAACACCTTGAGGAAAATTGAAGAAGTGCTTTCAAGGTTTGCTAAAGATGGGGTTCCTTTATTGGATCCAGAAGAAGATATGGAA GTAAAGTCTAGCTCCTACCGGAAAGCTACCAGAAGAATAGAGGCTCTGGAGAGCTTATTTGAGAAGCATGACATCCGTAATGCACCCCATATCCAACAGAAGCTGAAGGTCTTGCATGCTAAGCAAGAAATAAAAGCCAAAATAAAGTCCATAAAGAAAACAATGCAGGCCTCGACTTCTCTAGCCTTTAAGGACGAGCTCAAGGCACGAAAACGAGTTCTTCGTAGGCTGGG ATACATCACCAATGAGGATGTAGTTGAAATAAAGGGCAAAGTAGCATGTGAGATCAGCTCAGCCGACGAACTGACATTGACGGAGCTTATGTTCAGTGGTACTTTGAAGGATGCTACTGTGGAGCAGATGGTGGCTCTGCTTTCTTGCTTTGTTTGGCAGGAAAAGCTTCAGGACGCCCCAAAGCCAAGGGAGGAGCTCGACCTGCTCTTCTACCAGCTGCAAGAGACGGCACGAAGGGTCGCGAACCTCCAGCTTGAATGCAAG ATCCAGATCGATGTTGAGAGTTTCGTGAACTCCTTCCGCCCTGATGTGATGGAGGCCGTGTACTCGTGGGCCAGAGGGTCCAAGTTCCACCAGATCATGGAGATGACACAGGTGTTTGAAGGCAGCCTGATCAGGGCCATCaggcggctggaggaggtcctacAGCAGCTGATTCTGGCGTCCCAGTCGATCGGTGAGACCCAGCTTGAGGCCAAGCTCGAGGAGGCGGTCAGCAAGATTAAGAGGGACATTGTGTTCGCTGCGTCCCTGTACTTGTGA